A section of the Amycolatopsis sp. AA4 genome encodes:
- the egtD gene encoding L-histidine N(alpha)-methyltransferase has translation MTEADLESHRRDVTAELRADVREGLTADQKWLPPKWFYDAEGSKLFEKITALPEYYPTRSEREVLADRAGEIAERTGAHTLVELGSGSSEKTRLLLDAFTAHGTLESFVPMDVSETALAEAAAAITADYPKLEVRGVVGDFTQHLRLLPGTAPRVVAFLGGTIGNFLPGERAEFLRSVRDVLGEGEWLLLGTDLVKDRETLERAYDDAAGVTAAFNRNVLRVINAELGADFDPDEFDHVAYWDAEHEWIEMRLRTRQRTEVRIPGADLIVPFAEGEHIRTEVSAKFRPDGVEAELNAAGFALERWWTDSQERFGVSLARSVRA, from the coding sequence ATGACCGAAGCGGACCTGGAGAGCCATCGCCGCGACGTGACCGCCGAACTGCGCGCGGACGTGCGCGAGGGACTCACGGCCGACCAGAAATGGTTGCCGCCCAAGTGGTTCTACGACGCCGAAGGCAGCAAGCTGTTCGAGAAGATCACCGCGCTGCCGGAGTACTACCCGACCCGCAGCGAGCGCGAGGTGCTCGCGGACCGGGCGGGCGAGATCGCCGAACGCACTGGCGCGCACACGCTCGTCGAACTCGGGTCGGGGTCGAGCGAGAAAACCCGGCTGCTGCTGGACGCGTTCACCGCGCACGGCACGCTGGAGTCGTTCGTGCCCATGGACGTGTCGGAAACCGCGCTCGCCGAGGCGGCCGCGGCGATCACTGCGGACTACCCGAAGCTCGAGGTGCGCGGGGTGGTCGGCGACTTCACCCAGCACCTGCGGCTGCTGCCGGGCACCGCGCCGCGGGTCGTCGCCTTCCTCGGCGGCACGATCGGCAATTTCCTGCCCGGCGAACGCGCCGAGTTCCTGCGCTCGGTGCGGGACGTGCTCGGCGAGGGGGAGTGGCTGCTGCTCGGCACCGACCTGGTGAAGGACCGCGAAACGCTGGAGCGGGCCTACGACGACGCGGCGGGCGTCACCGCGGCGTTCAACCGCAATGTGCTGCGCGTGATCAACGCCGAACTGGGCGCGGACTTCGACCCGGACGAATTCGACCACGTCGCGTACTGGGACGCCGAGCACGAGTGGATCGAAATGCGGCTGCGCACCCGGCAGCGGACGGAGGTGCGCATTCCCGGCGCGGACCTGATCGTGCCGTTCGCCGAGGGCGAGCACATCCGCACCGAGGTGTCCGCGAAGTTCCGGCCGGACGGCGTCGAGGCGGAACTGAACGCCGCCGGGTTCGCGCTCGAACGATGGTGGACAGACTCACAGGAGCGGTTCGGGGTGAGTTTGGCAAGATCAGTGCGTGCGTAA